A window of Candidatus Thermoplasmatota archaeon genomic DNA:
CTCCGCCCCATTCGTATCGAACATCTGGCTTACCGTTGACCACGGCCTCTGCAGTCGACATCTGACGAATGATGATGATTCTACTAAAACATTGTTATTGACGATGTTCGGCGCACGCCGACGCTGGCACATAGAAACGCCGACTGCAAGGATTCAAGCCTTGAATCCTTCAGAACCCAGGTACTTTGAGATTTCCTTCGAAAGCCGTCTGACGGCCTCCGTCCAGAGCTCGGCACCAGGCATTGCGAACGGGGATTGGCCCTCCAAATCGGATCGAGCGACGACATCCGAGGCGGGAAGAGAGACCATCAGCTGGAGGCCATGAGCGTCGAGCAGTCGGCTCAGCGACCGTTCCTGCTCGGCATCCTTGACCCTGTTAGCGACGACCCCCATTCGCTGAACGCCCATCTCACGAGACAGCTCTGCGACCCTTACGGCGGTCTCAACAGACCGAGTGCCTGGCTCCACGACGATCAGAAGCATGTCCACGCCTCTGCACGTGGACCGCCCGAACTGCTCAAGGCCCGCCTCCATATCGACAACGACGGCTTCATCCTTGTCGAGGATGATGTGCTCCAGAAGGCTGCGGAGGAGCGCGTTCTCCGGACAGAAGCAGCCGCCTCCGGCGGCTTTGATAGTGCCCAGAACAAGTAGCCTGACACCGTCGGCGCCGACCTCAGAATACCTGCTGGGGATATCGTCGACCTTCGGGTTCAGCCTGAAGAAGGGGCCCGTGGCCGAACCCGGCCTGGCACCGGTCCTCTCCTCGATGAGGTCCAGCTCTGAGGATATCGGCTTCGGGGAGCGCTCGGCGGGGATCTCAAGGACCGAGTGCAGGTGAGCGGAAGGGTCCGCGTCGACGGCGAGGACCTTGAGCCCATCCCTAGCCCAGATCCGCGCCAAGGAGCCTGCAATGGTCGTCTTCCCGACGCCGCCTTTGCCCGCGACCGCGACCTTTATGCCCAAACCATCA
This region includes:
- a CDS encoding AAA family ATPase — translated: MGIKVAVAGKGGVGKTTIAGSLARIWARDGLKVLAVDADPSAHLHSVLEIPAERSPKPISSELDLIEERTGARPGSATGPFFRLNPKVDDIPSRYSEVGADGVRLLVLGTIKAAGGGCFCPENALLRSLLEHIILDKDEAVVVDMEAGLEQFGRSTCRGVDMLLIVVEPGTRSVETAVRVAELSREMGVQRMGVVANRVKDAEQERSLSRLLDAHGLQLMVSLPASDVVARSDLEGQSPFAMPGAELWTEAVRRLSKEISKYLGSEGFKA